The following proteins are encoded in a genomic region of Candidatus Beckwithbacteria bacterium:
- a CDS encoding glycosyltransferase family 39 protein, protein MMKNNFLTYLGIAAVGLLLLLNNLNKPFYGHHDFNSVYYSTMARNYLKYGLVATKLGQVTNSGPVNPGEFNFQTDYPSTFPLLLAASYRLFGITEWAGRLVPIIFSLLALILLFKIGRTLRFSYLASLSATVVAVVPMFRYFAKLPVHEPLVVCVSLVSVYCYLKFIKLKQRSWLIGFYLSAFLNGIISWPGYLLYPLLTLHAFFYFKRQWLKVAIVNSVLVFSLFLHLGYVYFLTGEFFSKAQLHILLFRLNLSSTPGFTWPKYFLQEARWLTVYYTRILLFSAAIFGFSFIKKQKITLAQSLIMALALFGLAYVLIFSNMVFIHDYFNIFFLPFFGLSFAWVINQLQAILPKLVLPILILLVILAATERLDFLQAHQNSNMHQTGYELGKLINQLVPETENVAVFSIDYANHHETFINFYSDRVVNYFGYGADGWEEFIKTKPLPKYVFTVLSHRLEDGSLDAVLATQAAQWQNYSEFNYYQLK, encoded by the coding sequence ATGATGAAAAATAATTTTTTAACTTACCTGGGGATAGCCGCTGTCGGCTTACTGCTTCTCCTTAACAACCTTAACAAACCTTTTTACGGCCACCATGACTTTAACAGCGTTTATTACTCCACCATGGCCAGAAATTACTTAAAGTACGGCCTGGTAGCGACAAAATTGGGTCAGGTAACCAACAGCGGTCCGGTTAATCCGGGTGAGTTTAATTTTCAAACCGATTATCCGTCCACTTTTCCGCTGCTGCTGGCCGCCAGTTATCGGCTTTTCGGCATAACCGAATGGGCCGGTCGGCTGGTGCCCATAATTTTTTCTTTACTGGCTTTAATTTTATTATTTAAAATCGGCCGGACGCTGCGATTTTCTTATCTTGCCAGTTTGTCAGCTACGGTTGTGGCCGTGGTGCCGATGTTTCGGTACTTTGCTAAACTGCCGGTGCATGAACCGTTGGTTGTCTGCGTCTCGCTGGTGTCAGTTTATTGTTACTTAAAATTTATCAAACTTAAACAGCGAAGTTGGCTGATTGGTTTTTACTTGAGCGCTTTTTTAAACGGCATTATCAGCTGGCCGGGATATTTGCTTTATCCGCTGTTAACTTTACATGCTTTTTTCTACTTTAAACGGCAATGGTTAAAAGTGGCGATTGTTAACAGTGTGCTGGTTTTTAGCCTATTTCTTCACTTAGGCTATGTATATTTTTTGACCGGAGAATTTTTTAGCAAGGCTCAGTTACATATCTTACTTTTTCGGCTTAACTTATCTTCTACTCCCGGATTTACTTGGCCAAAATATTTTCTTCAGGAAGCCCGTTGGTTAACAGTTTACTACACCCGGATTTTATTATTCAGCGCGGCTATTTTTGGCTTTAGTTTTATCAAAAAACAGAAAATAACCTTAGCCCAAAGCCTCATCATGGCTCTGGCGCTTTTTGGGTTAGCCTATGTGCTGATTTTTTCCAATATGGTTTTTATTCACGATTATTTTAATATTTTCTTTTTACCGTTTTTCGGTTTAAGTTTCGCCTGGGTGATTAATCAACTGCAAGCGATTTTACCCAAACTGGTTTTACCAATACTGATTTTATTGGTGATCTTAGCGGCAACGGAAAGATTGGATTTTCTTCAGGCTCACCAAAACAGCAATATGCATCAGACTGGCTACGAATTAGGGAAGTTGATTAATCAACTGGTGCCGGAAACGGAAAACGTGGCGGTTTTTTCCATCGACTATGCTAATCATCACGAAACTTTTATTAACTTTTACTCTGACCGGGTGGTTAATTATTTTGGTTACGGCGCCGACGGCTGGGAGGAATTTATTAAAACTAAACCTTTACCAAAGTATGTGTTTACGGTTTTATCGCACCGGCTCGAAGATGGTTCACTTGATGCGGTCTTAGCCACTCAGGCGGCTCAATGGCAAAATTACAGCGAGTTTAATTATTATCAGCTAAAATAA